From the Pseudomonas sp. VD-NE ins genome, the window CCTGGCAAGTCTTTTACACGACCGCCGCGGATCAGTACCACGCTGTGCTCTTGCAGGTTGTGACCTTCACCACCGATGTACGAGGAAACCTCGAAACCGTTGGTCAGGCGCACACGGCATACTTTACGCAGTGCCGAGTTAGGTTTTTTCGGCGTAGTGGTGTACACACGGGTGCACACGCCACGACGTTGCGGGCAGTTCTGCAGCGCAGGTACGTCGGATTTCTCGACGATACGCTTACGCGGCTGACGTACCAGCTGGTTGATAGTTGCCATCTACTAGCTCCACTGTTGTCTTGCGACGCTATTGTCTTGCAAGAAAAGCAAAATGGCAGGAACGAATTCCCGCCAAATTTAGGGGATCAAGAGTCTAAAGAGGATCTTGTCCCCAGTCAAGGCAAGGCCCCGACCTCCCCGCCCGTCCAACCTTGACAATATGTCTCGATTCGACGAACGGAGCGATCAGGGCCTCAGCTCATTTACCGCAGAACTCAGTTACCGCTCGAGTTCAGCGCTTCGGTCAGTGCAGCTTCCACTTCACTGGCGCTTACGCGCAACGGTTTGTCAGCATCACGACGACGCTTGCGCTCGCTGTGATAAGCCAGACCGGTACCAGCCGGGATCAGACGACCCACGACTACGTTTTCTTTCAGGCCGCGCAGGTAATCGCGCTTGCCGGTGACTGCCGCTTCGGTCAGTACGCGGGTGGTTTCCTGGAAGGAAGCCGCCGAGATGAACGATTCGGTCGACAACGACGCCTTGGTGATACCCAGCAGAACGCGAGTGTACTTGGAGACGAACTTGTCTTCGCCGCCCAGACGCTCGTTCTCTACCAGTACGTGAGTCAGTTCCATCTGGTCGCCCTTGATGAAACTCGAATCGCCGGATTCAGCGATTTCAACTTTACGCAGCATCTGACGCAGGATGGTCTCGATGTGCTTATCGTTGATCTTCACGCCTTGCAGACGGTAAACGTCCTGGATCTCGTTAACGATGTACTTGGCCAGCGCGCTTACACCCAGCAGACGCAGGATGTCGTGCGGATCGCTTGGACCGTCGGAGATAACTTCGCCGCGGTTTACCTGTTCGCCTTCGAACACGTTCAGGTGACGCCACTTCGGAATCAGCTCTTCGTACGGATCGCTACCGTCGTTCGGGGTAATAACCAGACGGCGCTTGCCTTTGGTCTCTTTACCGAACGCGATGGTGCCGCTGACTTCAGCCAGAATCGAGGCTTCTTTCGGACGACGGGCTTCGAACAAGTCGGCAACACGCGGCAGACCACCGGTGATGTCGCGAGTCTTCGAAGTTTCTTGTGGGATACGCGCGATAACATCACCGATCGCGATCTTCGCACCGTCAGCCACACCGACCAGGGCGTTGGCTGGCAGGAAGTACTGAGCGATAACGTCAGTGCCTGGCAGCAACAGATCCTTGCCGTTGTCGTCAACCATCTTCACTGCTGGGCGAATTTCTTTGCCCGCAGCTGGACGATCTTTCGCGTCGAGTACTTCAATGTTGGTCATACCGGTCAATTCGTCAGTCTGACGCTTGATCGTGATGCCTTCTTCCATGCCCACGTAGGTCACGGTACCTTTCATTTCGGTAACGATTGGGTGAGTGTGCGGATCCCACTTGGCCACGATTGCGCCAGCGTCGACCTTGTCACCTTCTTTAACCGAAATCACAGCACCGTACGGCAGCTTGTAACGCTCGCGCTCACGACCGAAGTCGTCAGCGATAGCCAGCTCACCGGAACGGGACACAGCAACCAAGTGACCATCCACTCGCTCAACATGCTTCAGGTTGTGCAGACGGACGGTACCGCCATTCTTCACCTGAACGCTGTCGGCTGCGGAAGTACGGCTTGCCGCACCACCGATGTGGAACGTACGCATCGTCAGCTGGGTACCCGGCTCACCGATGGACTGGGCAGCGATAACGCCGACCGCTTCACCGATGTTCACCTGGTGACCACGAGCCAGATCGCGGCCGTAGCACTTGGCGCAAATGCCATAGCGGGTTTCGCAGCTGATCGGCGAACGCACGATCACTTCGTCGATGCTGTTCAGCTCGATGAATTCAACCCACTTCTCGTCTACCAGAGTACCGGCCGGAACGATAACGTCCTCGGTGCCTGGCTTGAATACGTCACGGGCAATAACACGACCCAATACGCGTTCACCCAACGGCTCTACAACGTCACCGCCTTCAATGTGCGGAGTCATCAGCAGACCGTGTTCGGTGCCGCAATCGATCTCGGTTACAACCAGATCCTGCGCCACGTCTACCAGACGACGAGTCAGGTAACCGGAGTTCGCAGTTTTCAACGCGGTATCCGCCAGACCTTTACGAGCACCGTGAGTCGAGATGAAGTACTGAAGTACGCTCAAACCTTCACGGAAGTTCGCAGTAATCGGCGTTTCAATGATGGAACCGTCCGGCTTGGCCATCAGACCACGCATACCGGCCAGTTGACGAATCTGTGCTGCGGAACCCCGCGCACCCGAGTCGGCCATCATGTACATCGAGTTGAAAGACTCTTGATCGACTTCAACGCCATGACGGTCGATAACCTTCTCTTTCGAGAGGTTGGCCATCATCGCCTTGGAAACTTCGTCGTTCGCCTTCGACCAAAGGTCGATCACTTTGTTGTACTTCTCGCCCTGGGTTACCAGGCCGGAGGCGTACTGGCTCTCGATCTCTTTCACTTCGTCGGTGGCAGCACCGATGATGCGGGCTTTTTCATCCGGGATAACGAAGTCGTTAACACCGATGGAAACGCCGGAGATGGTCGAGTAAGCGAAACCGGTGTACATCAACTGGTCAGCGAAGATTACGGTCTCTTTCAAACCAACCACGCGGTAGCACTGGTTGATCAGCTTGGAGATCGCCTTTTTCTTCATCGGCAGGTTGACGACGTCGTACGACAGACCTTTTGGCACAACCTGGAACAGCAGCGCACGGCCGACAGTGGTGTCGACGATACGGGTACCGCTCACGCTGTTGCCGTCACGGTCGTTGACGGTTTCGTTGATACGAACTTTAACCTTGGCGTGCAGTGCGGCTTCGCCGGCACGGAACACACGGTCAACTTCCTGCAGATCCGCGAACACACGACCTTCGCCTTTGGCGTTGATCGCTTCACGAGTCATGTAGTACAGACCCAATACAACGTCCTGCGACGGAACGATGATTGGCTCACCGTTGGCTGGCGACAGAATGTTGTTGGTCGACATCATCAACGCGCGCGCTTCCAACTGGGCTTCCAGTGTCAGCGGTACGTGCACGGCCATTTGGTCGCCGTCGAAGTCGGCGTTGTACGCGGCGCAGACCAGCGGGTGCAGCTGGATAGCCTTACCTTCGATCAGTACCGGTTCAAACGCCTGGATACCCAGACGGTGAAGGGTCGGTGCACGGTTGAGAAGAACCGGGTGTTCGCGAATCACTTCAGCGAGAACGTCCCAAACCTCTGGCAGTTCGCGCTCGACCATTTTCTTGGCCGCTTTGATGGTGGTCGCGAGACCACGCATTTCGAGCTTGCCGAAAATGAACGGTTTGAACAGCTCGAGAGCCATCTTCTTCGGCAGACCGCACTGGTGCAGACGCAGGGTCGGACCTACGGTAATTACCGAACGACCGGAGTAGTCAACACGCTTACCGAGCAAGTTCTGACGGAAACGACCCTGCTTACCCTTGATCATGTCAGCCAGGGATTTCAGAGGACGCTTGTTCGAACCTGTGATAGCGCGGCCACGACGACCGTTGTCGAGCAGAGCATCGACAGCTTCCTGCAACATACGCTTTTCGTTGCGCACGATGATGTCCGGAGCGGACAGATCCAGCAGGCGCTTCAAACGGTTGTTACGGTTGATCACTCGACGATACAGATCGTTGAGGTCGGAAGTCGCGAAACGACCGCCGTCCAGCGGGACCAGTGGACGCAGATCTGGCGGCAGAACCGGCAGAACGGTCAGCACCATCCATTCTGGCAGGTTGCCGGAACCCTGGAAGGCTTCCATCAACTTCAGACGCTTGGACAGCTTCTTGATCTTGGTTTCGGAGTTGGTTTGCGGAATTTCTTCACGCAGACGGCCAATCTCGTGTTCCAGGTCGATAGCGTGCAGCAGTTCACGGACAGCTTCAGCACCCATACGGGCATCAAAGTCGTCACCGAACTCTTCCAGCGCTTCGAAGTACTGCTCGTCGTTCAGCAGCTGACCTTTTTCAAGGGTGGTCATGCCTGGATCGATAACGACATAGCTCTCGAAGTAGAGAACGCGTTCGATATCACGCAGGGTCATGTCCATCAGCAAGCCGATACGGGACGGCAGCGATTTCAGGAACCAGATGTGGGCAACCGGCGAAGCCAGTTCGATGTGCGCCATGCGCTCACGACGAACCTTGGCCAGTGCAACTTCAACGCCGCACTTCTCGCAGATCACACCACGGTGCTTCAAGCGCTTGTACTTACCGCACAGGCACTCGTAATCCTTTACCGGGCCAAAGATCTTGGCGCAGAACAGACCGTCACGCTCAGGTTTGAACGTACGGTAGTTGATGGTTTCCGGCTTTTTAACTTCACCGAACGACCATGAGCGGATCATCTCAGGCGAGGCCAATCCGATACGGATGGCGTCGAACTCTTCGACTTGACCCTGGTTTTTCAGCAAATTCAGTAGGTCTTTCAAGGCCTTTCCTCCTGGCGGAGCAGAGAGCGGGCAATCCTGCCCCGCTCTCGATTCGCGTCACGTGTTATTCGGTTTCCAGATCGATATCGATGCCGAGGGAACGAATTTCCTTGATCAACACGTTGAAGGACTCGGGCATGCCCGGCTCCATACGGTGATCGCCATCCACGATGTTTTTGTACATCTTGGTACGGCCGTTCACATCGTCCGACTTCACTGTGAGCATTTCTTGCAGAGTGTAAGCAGCACCGTATGCTTCCAGTGCCCAGACCTCCATCTCCCCGAAACGCTGACCACCGAACTGCGCCTTACCACCCAGCGGCTGCTGGGTAACCAGGCTGTACGAACCGGTAGAACGCGCGTGCATCTTGTCGTCTACCAAGTGGTTCAGCTTCAGCATGTACATGTAGCCAACGGTAACTGGACGCTCGAACTTGTTGCCGGTACGGCCGTCAGTCAGCTGCATCTGGCCGCTTTCCGGCAGGTCTGCCAGTTTCAGCATGGCCTTGATTTCGCTTTCCTTGGCGCCGTCGAACACTGGAGTGGCCATTGGAACACCACCACGCAGGTTCTTCGCCAGATCCAGGATTTCCTGATCGGAGAAGCTGTCCAGATCTTCGTTACGACCGCCGATCTGGTTGTAGATCTCGTCCAGGAAGGTGCGCAGTTCAGCGACTTTACGCTGCTCTTCGACCATCCGGTTGATCTTCTCGCCCAGACCTTTGGCCGCGAGGCCCAGGTGGGTTTCAAGGATCTGACCAACGTTCATACGCGAAGGTACGCCCAGTGGGTTGAGGACGAC encodes:
- the rpoC gene encoding DNA-directed RNA polymerase subunit beta', with product MKDLLNLLKNQGQVEEFDAIRIGLASPEMIRSWSFGEVKKPETINYRTFKPERDGLFCAKIFGPVKDYECLCGKYKRLKHRGVICEKCGVEVALAKVRRERMAHIELASPVAHIWFLKSLPSRIGLLMDMTLRDIERVLYFESYVVIDPGMTTLEKGQLLNDEQYFEALEEFGDDFDARMGAEAVRELLHAIDLEHEIGRLREEIPQTNSETKIKKLSKRLKLMEAFQGSGNLPEWMVLTVLPVLPPDLRPLVPLDGGRFATSDLNDLYRRVINRNNRLKRLLDLSAPDIIVRNEKRMLQEAVDALLDNGRRGRAITGSNKRPLKSLADMIKGKQGRFRQNLLGKRVDYSGRSVITVGPTLRLHQCGLPKKMALELFKPFIFGKLEMRGLATTIKAAKKMVERELPEVWDVLAEVIREHPVLLNRAPTLHRLGIQAFEPVLIEGKAIQLHPLVCAAYNADFDGDQMAVHVPLTLEAQLEARALMMSTNNILSPANGEPIIVPSQDVVLGLYYMTREAINAKGEGRVFADLQEVDRVFRAGEAALHAKVKVRINETVNDRDGNSVSGTRIVDTTVGRALLFQVVPKGLSYDVVNLPMKKKAISKLINQCYRVVGLKETVIFADQLMYTGFAYSTISGVSIGVNDFVIPDEKARIIGAATDEVKEIESQYASGLVTQGEKYNKVIDLWSKANDEVSKAMMANLSKEKVIDRHGVEVDQESFNSMYMMADSGARGSAAQIRQLAGMRGLMAKPDGSIIETPITANFREGLSVLQYFISTHGARKGLADTALKTANSGYLTRRLVDVAQDLVVTEIDCGTEHGLLMTPHIEGGDVVEPLGERVLGRVIARDVFKPGTEDVIVPAGTLVDEKWVEFIELNSIDEVIVRSPISCETRYGICAKCYGRDLARGHQVNIGEAVGVIAAQSIGEPGTQLTMRTFHIGGAASRTSAADSVQVKNGGTVRLHNLKHVERVDGHLVAVSRSGELAIADDFGRERERYKLPYGAVISVKEGDKVDAGAIVAKWDPHTHPIVTEMKGTVTYVGMEEGITIKRQTDELTGMTNIEVLDAKDRPAAGKEIRPAVKMVDDNGKDLLLPGTDVIAQYFLPANALVGVADGAKIAIGDVIARIPQETSKTRDITGGLPRVADLFEARRPKEASILAEVSGTIAFGKETKGKRRLVITPNDGSDPYEELIPKWRHLNVFEGEQVNRGEVISDGPSDPHDILRLLGVSALAKYIVNEIQDVYRLQGVKINDKHIETILRQMLRKVEIAESGDSSFIKGDQMELTHVLVENERLGGEDKFVSKYTRVLLGITKASLSTESFISAASFQETTRVLTEAAVTGKRDYLRGLKENVVVGRLIPAGTGLAYHSERKRRRDADKPLRVSASEVEAALTEALNSSGN
- the rpsL gene encoding 30S ribosomal protein S12, with translation MATINQLVRQPRKRIVEKSDVPALQNCPQRRGVCTRVYTTTPKKPNSALRKVCRVRLTNGFEVSSYIGGEGHNLQEHSVVLIRGGRVKDLPGVRYHTVRGSLDTSGVKGRNQGRSKYGTKRPK